GGAGATTCAGTACCTGCTCCTGTATTGTGACATCCAAGTTCGTTGTCGGCTCATCTGCAAGCAATAGTTCATTCGCTCGGGTTAGAGCGAGAGCTATGCAGACCCTCTGTCTCATCCCCCCGCTTAGCTGGAAGGGGTAGCTGTCGAGGACCCTCTCGGGATCTGGTAGAGCTACCTCCTTGAGTAACCTTATGCTTACCTCTCTTAGATCCTCCTTCCTCAGGGCCTCAGCACTACCGAACATCTTCGAGTACTTTATCGCATCATACAGCTGATCCCTCACCCTCAGGAATGGATTCAGAGCACTCATCGGATCCTGGAAGATTATACCGATGCTCTCCCTCCTCACCTCATTGAGGATGTCTTTGCTAGCGTCCAGCATGTTTACATCCTTGAAGAACACCTTCCCGGAGTATATGATAGCGTTAGGAGGTAATATCCTCAGTATAGACCTGAGTAAAGTCGTCTTACCGCATCCGGTCTCTCCTACTACCCCTATCTTCTCTCCTTTCGAAACCTCTATAGCTACGCCATCCAGGACCTTCGAGGGCCCTCTATACGTCCTGTAACCTACTGAGAGATCCTCCACCCTGAGTAGACTCTCCATCTCTATTCACCCTAATAGCGTTCCTCTGAGAACACGTCCTTTATTCCATCTCCCAGCAAGTTGAATCCCAAGATTATTATTGAGATCGTCATCGCGGGGAATATGGTGACCCACCAGCTCGCGGGGAGTAGGTGCGATCCCTCAGCGACCATGGTCCCTAGGTCAGGAGTTGGGGGTTGCGCTCCGAGACCGATGAAGCTCAGAGCCGCTCCAACTAAGATCACCCAGCCTACATCCAGCGTTGCCTTCGTAAGTATCGGACCTAGGCAATTGGGCAGTATCTCCTTGAACATTATAGCCAGCTTGTTCACCCCTGTTATCTCTGAGTATATCACGTAGTACTCGTTCTTGAGGGAGGAGACTGTCGAGTAGGCCAAGCGAGCGTACCAAGGCCACCAAGTCAGGGAGACAGCTATCATTGAGTTTATCATGCTGGGCTTCATCACAGATGCTATCGCGAGTGCCATCACGAGCGGAGGAACGGAGACGAAGATATCCGAGAGCCTCATCACTATGTGGTCTATTAAGCTACCTCTGAAGTACCCTGCTAGCACGCCTAGGATGACTCCTGTAGGTATCACCAGCGGTAGCACGACTCCTACGAGTATGAAGGAGTACCTCATCCCGAAGATAACCCTACTCAATACATCCCTACCGTAGTGGTCAGTACCGAACGGGTGCTTGAGGCTGGGAGGTTGTAAAGCTTCATCTAAGTTCACGTACCACCCGGCGTGCTCAGGATACGGAGCAATGAACGGTGCTAATACCGCGAGCAATACGCAGGTGGCTGAGATAGCGAAACCAACTATCGATAGCGTACTTTTCGAGAATCTGAACCACCACTTCTTAAGCGTCTCTCTCCAAAGCTCGAATTTGCTTATTTCTCTCTCTTTAATTTTAAACTCCTGCATGATTATCACCTCAAGAACTCCTCACACCGTGTCTTATCCTTGGATCGAGCCATATCACCATCAGATCCACGATAAAGTTAGCTATTGCGTAAACAACACCGACTACGAGGACCACAGCCACTATAGCATTCAGGTCCTTGTTCAACATGGCGGTGACCCCGTACCTCGAGAACCCCGGCCAGTTGTACACGTTTTCGACGAGGAACGCATTAGCTAGATCGGCACCTACGCTCATACCCATCGCCGTGATGGCGGGAATTGAGGCGGGCTTCAGCTGATACCTGAGGACCCTCAACCTGAAGGGTAGCCCAAGAGCATCGCCAAGAAGCATGAAGTCCTTCCCCCTGATATCGGTCATACCCATCCTGAGAATCCTCGCGTTCTGCATCATCGAGCCAAATGACAGGGAGAGTGCGGGTAGTATCGTATGGTGAAGCGCATCCATGAAGCAATCGAGCCTCCCTGAGATCAAGGAGTCGAGCATTATGAACCCGGTTATCTGAGGTGGAGGGATTACCTCGGGGCTTAATTGCCCTCCGGCTGGGAACAGTGGGATAGCACGAGCAAATATGAGTTGTAAGATGATTGCCCAGACAAATGCGGGCATTGAGATAGCTACGTAAGCTAAAACTCTCACTACGTTGTCCGGCAACCTGTAGGGGAACGCCCCCGCAAGCGTACCTAAGATTATTCCCCCGAGGATCGAGAATATCTCTGTGAGTAGTATGAGCTCCAGCGTCTTAGGAAGGTACTGCATTGCATCTATGGTAACGCTCCTCCTCGTGTAGATAGAGTAACCGAGATCCCCCTTAAGTACATCACTCAACCAACTTACGTACTGCAGGGGTAGTGGTTTGTCCAGACCCAGCTTCTTCCTCATGGCTTCTACTGCGTAATCCGGAGCCGCCCATCCCGCAGCCATCCTCGCGGGATCTCCCGGGAGAACCCTTGCTAGTACGAAGATGAGCACCGATAGACCGAAGAGAGCGAATAGTATCAAGAGTATCCTGCTGGCGATAAACCTCATGAGATCTCTTCTCATACCCTTCTCCCCGCTCCCACATAACCATAAATATTTAACAAATTTTATCATAAAAGAATAAAAGGGGATTTTATGAAGGGGATCATCCCTTAAGTTCCATGAACCTGAAGTCGTACATGTACTGTACTGCATAAGGCGGTTTGCCCTCACCGGCTGGCCAGCTGATTATATAGTCCTTCCTGTAAAGCACCGCCATTCCGTAGTCAAAAGCAACTATCTCAGGCACCATAGAGTTTATAACTTCGAGAATATTCTTGTACTTACTGAATCTCGCGCTCTGATCCACTGTCGATAGAGCATCGTCTATCATCTTATCGATCGTTGAGTTCAGGAGCCAAGATACATGGATCAGCGACTTACCTG
This is a stretch of genomic DNA from Candidatus Korarchaeum sp.. It encodes these proteins:
- a CDS encoding ABC transporter permease, whose translation is MRRDLMRFIASRILLILFALFGLSVLIFVLARVLPGDPARMAAGWAAPDYAVEAMRKKLGLDKPLPLQYVSWLSDVLKGDLGYSIYTRRSVTIDAMQYLPKTLELILLTEIFSILGGIILGTLAGAFPYRLPDNVVRVLAYVAISMPAFVWAIILQLIFARAIPLFPAGGQLSPEVIPPPQITGFIMLDSLISGRLDCFMDALHHTILPALSLSFGSMMQNARILRMGMTDIRGKDFMLLGDALGLPFRLRVLRYQLKPASIPAITAMGMSVGADLANAFLVENVYNWPGFSRYGVTAMLNKDLNAIVAVVLVVGVVYAIANFIVDLMVIWLDPRIRHGVRSS
- a CDS encoding ABC transporter ATP-binding protein yields the protein MESLLRVEDLSVGYRTYRGPSKVLDGVAIEVSKGEKIGVVGETGCGKTTLLRSILRILPPNAIIYSGKVFFKDVNMLDASKDILNEVRRESIGIIFQDPMSALNPFLRVRDQLYDAIKYSKMFGSAEALRKEDLREVSIRLLKEVALPDPERVLDSYPFQLSGGMRQRVCIALALTRANELLLADEPTTNLDVTIQEQVLNLLRDLVNERRLSVILVSHALGMLSEFVDRVYVMYAGQIAEVGRTEEVFNDPLHPYTRALVSSAPKLTGRWEAEALFGRVPDYINPPQGCRFQSRCKYFETRKPRCALSRPPLQRISETHWVACYNY
- a CDS encoding ABC transporter permease, whose amino-acid sequence is MQEFKIKEREISKFELWRETLKKWWFRFSKSTLSIVGFAISATCVLLAVLAPFIAPYPEHAGWYVNLDEALQPPSLKHPFGTDHYGRDVLSRVIFGMRYSFILVGVVLPLVIPTGVILGVLAGYFRGSLIDHIVMRLSDIFVSVPPLVMALAIASVMKPSMINSMIAVSLTWWPWYARLAYSTVSSLKNEYYVIYSEITGVNKLAIMFKEILPNCLGPILTKATLDVGWVILVGAALSFIGLGAQPPTPDLGTMVAEGSHLLPASWWVTIFPAMTISIIILGFNLLGDGIKDVFSEERY